Proteins found in one Methanomassiliicoccus sp. genomic segment:
- the trpD gene encoding anthranilate phosphoribosyltransferase — protein MVSSLTEMARRGETPQEVSALASAFRDASVPVNTVHPVVLDMCGTGGARFRTFNVSSIASFIVSSLGVPVAKHGNRSNRGCGSADLFEALGTRLMLTPEEAGASLDSMCFAFLYAPGFHPAMRYAVPIRREISTRTVFNMLGPLLNPVRSRHRQLLGVYSPQLLELLPKVVRDIGTERALLVHGRPGMDEVSVVGPTSAVLVTSDGEERFLIDPRELGLYHPDPSDICELDPIMSAAAARDILGGTVGARRDMVVLNAACGLLAYGAVDDLDRGIRKCEAAIDTGKALAKLNQYVSRFRSL, from the coding sequence ATGGTGTCCTCCCTCACCGAGATGGCCCGGAGAGGGGAGACCCCGCAAGAGGTGAGTGCCCTCGCCTCGGCCTTCCGAGATGCCTCTGTTCCCGTCAACACGGTGCACCCTGTGGTCCTGGACATGTGCGGCACCGGCGGCGCGAGGTTTCGGACCTTCAACGTGTCCTCCATAGCCTCCTTCATCGTATCATCTCTGGGCGTTCCGGTGGCAAAGCATGGCAACCGCTCCAACCGCGGTTGCGGCAGCGCTGACCTTTTCGAGGCCCTGGGAACCAGGCTCATGCTCACACCGGAGGAGGCCGGGGCCTCCCTGGACTCTATGTGCTTCGCCTTCCTGTACGCTCCCGGGTTCCACCCTGCCATGAGGTATGCGGTACCCATCAGAAGGGAGATCTCGACCCGTACGGTGTTCAACATGCTGGGACCCCTGCTCAACCCGGTGAGGTCCCGACACCGGCAGCTGCTGGGCGTTTACTCCCCCCAGTTGCTGGAACTCCTGCCCAAGGTAGTTAGGGACATCGGTACGGAGAGGGCCTTATTGGTCCACGGCCGTCCGGGCATGGACGAGGTATCGGTGGTCGGGCCCACCTCGGCCGTCCTGGTCACCAGTGATGGGGAGGAGAGGTTCCTCATCGACCCTCGCGAGCTGGGTCTCTATCATCCGGACCCCTCGGACATATGCGAACTGGACCCCATCATGTCCGCTGCCGCGGCCCGGGACATACTAGGCGGTACGGTCGGGGCCCGCCGGGACATGGTGGTGCTCAATGCCGCCTGCGGCCTGTTGGCGTATGGGGCCGTGGACGATCTGGACCGGGGCATAAGGAAGTGCGAGGCCGCTATCGATACGGGAAAGGCGCTAGCAAAGCTTAACCAATACGTGAGCCGCTTCCGTTCTCTTTAG
- a CDS encoding indole-3-glycerol-phosphate synthase, whose amino-acid sequence MQDKLSELIMNAEALVSSGYYGQGARHYEGASLSRSLTTHATFPVIAEIKLASPSMGRLSTYGPRKLIDDYVRGGAAALSVLTEPRFFHGSLKNLELGRQSGLPMLMKDVVINEDQVRAASLHGAGAVLLIQEVFDHAISPGRRDDLIDCAHNWGLEVVLEATSEEGLNKARDSEADLLGINQRDLRTLKVDLTKAMAFLPLLSEEDRPIIVMSGIGSRAVIEGIRDHGGDAVLVGGHLSSAKDAEETLRALEVPR is encoded by the coding sequence ATGCAGGACAAGCTGTCTGAGCTGATCATGAACGCTGAGGCTTTGGTGTCCAGCGGCTATTACGGGCAAGGGGCCAGGCATTACGAAGGAGCTAGCTTATCAAGGTCTCTGACCACCCATGCTACATTCCCCGTGATTGCCGAGATCAAGCTGGCCTCTCCTTCCATGGGGCGCTTGAGCACCTATGGGCCCCGGAAGCTCATCGATGATTACGTTAGGGGCGGGGCCGCAGCGCTGTCGGTGCTGACCGAGCCCCGCTTCTTCCACGGTTCCCTTAAGAACCTAGAGCTGGGAAGGCAGAGCGGATTGCCCATGCTCATGAAGGACGTTGTCATAAACGAGGATCAGGTCCGGGCAGCCTCGCTGCACGGGGCCGGCGCGGTGCTCCTTATCCAAGAGGTCTTCGACCATGCCATCTCGCCTGGACGCCGTGATGACCTGATTGATTGTGCGCACAACTGGGGCCTGGAGGTGGTGCTAGAGGCCACGTCCGAGGAGGGATTGAACAAGGCCAGGGACAGCGAGGCTGACCTCCTGGGCATTAACCAGAGGGACCTGAGGACCCTGAAAGTGGACCTCACCAAGGCCATGGCCTTCCTCCCCCTGCTCTCGGAGGAGGACCGTCCCATCATTGTGATGAGCGGGATCGGAAGCCGAGCGGTCATCGAGGGCATCCGCGATCACGGCGGGGATGCCGTGCTGGTGGGAGGACATCTATCCTCCGCAAAAGATGCTGAGGAGACCCTGCGGGCCCTGGAGGTCCCGCGATGA
- a CDS encoding phosphoribosylanthranilate isomerase: MTQVKICGLMGEADVNASSRADYQGFVVATGTRRSLSIEAARHLVTLAERPSVAVTTSVDAQIVTNMVGKVRPDAVQLNGDVDEDTLRKVRRRVDCEVWVAVHVGPGMGERKLRFVGEADCVVLDTASPQGGGAGILHDHAVSARLCREVRPTRCALAGGLTPENVAGAIAVVHPDIVDVSSGVETNGSKDASKIDRLIDTVRKCQ, translated from the coding sequence ATGACCCAGGTCAAGATCTGCGGCCTGATGGGCGAGGCCGATGTGAACGCATCATCAAGGGCGGACTACCAGGGGTTCGTCGTAGCCACGGGGACCCGCAGGTCCCTGAGCATAGAGGCTGCTAGGCATCTTGTTACCCTCGCCGAACGCCCCAGCGTGGCCGTTACCACCTCAGTGGACGCACAGATCGTAACAAACATGGTCGGGAAGGTCCGCCCGGACGCAGTGCAGCTGAACGGGGATGTGGACGAGGACACCCTGCGCAAGGTCCGCAGGAGAGTGGACTGCGAGGTGTGGGTGGCCGTCCACGTGGGACCAGGGATGGGGGAGCGGAAGTTACGGTTCGTCGGTGAAGCGGACTGCGTGGTCCTGGACACCGCCTCTCCTCAGGGAGGGGGGGCGGGGATCCTCCATGACCATGCTGTCAGCGCCCGTCTGTGCCGGGAGGTCCGGCCGACCCGCTGTGCTCTGGCGGGAGGCCTCACCCCGGAGAACGTGGCCGGGGCCATAGCCGTGGTGCACCCGGACATCGTGGACGTCTCCTCCGGCGTGGAGACCAATGGCTCCAAGGATGCTTCGAAGATCGACAGATTGATTGATACGGTGAGAAAATGCCAATGA
- the trpB gene encoding tryptophan synthase subunit beta has translation MPMKDRTRFGQYGGRYVPEILMPALEELEREYDRVKGDSAFQAELREYMAHYGGRPTPLYLARRLTERCGGAKIYLKREDLCHGGAHKFNNVMGQALLCKRMGKERVIAETGAGQHGTATAMAAAVLGLKAEIYMGTEDIARQRMNVFRMKLMGAKVHPVDSGSRTLKDALNEAFRDWAATVESTYYLMGTAAGPHPYPAMVRDFQSVIGREIRRQILSQEGRLPDLLVACVGGGSNAIGTFHPFLNDPGVGFLGAEAAGEGLATGKHAASISGGKVGVLHGCKSYLLQDENGMISQTHSVAAGLDYPGVGPEHSLLNDIHRAQYTGITDQQALLAFRTLSEVEGIIPALESSHAVAAGMERAAEMSKDQVIVITVSGRGDKDLETVIDLMGVDD, from the coding sequence ATGCCAATGAAGGACAGGACCCGCTTCGGGCAGTACGGCGGTAGATACGTTCCGGAGATCCTCATGCCCGCGCTGGAGGAACTGGAAAGGGAATATGACCGCGTGAAGGGCGACAGCGCTTTCCAGGCCGAGCTGCGCGAGTACATGGCACATTATGGGGGACGACCCACGCCCCTGTACTTAGCTCGCAGGCTCACGGAAAGATGCGGGGGTGCCAAGATCTACCTCAAGCGGGAGGACCTGTGCCACGGGGGGGCCCATAAGTTCAACAACGTCATGGGCCAGGCGCTCCTGTGCAAGCGCATGGGCAAGGAGCGCGTCATCGCCGAGACGGGCGCAGGTCAACATGGTACCGCCACGGCCATGGCCGCGGCGGTGCTGGGGCTGAAAGCCGAGATCTACATGGGAACGGAGGACATCGCCCGTCAGCGTATGAACGTCTTCCGGATGAAGCTAATGGGGGCCAAGGTACATCCGGTGGACTCCGGCTCCCGCACCCTCAAGGACGCTTTGAACGAGGCTTTCCGTGACTGGGCGGCCACCGTGGAGAGTACCTACTACCTCATGGGCACGGCGGCGGGTCCGCATCCCTACCCTGCGATGGTAAGGGACTTCCAGAGCGTCATCGGTAGGGAGATCAGAAGGCAGATCTTGAGCCAGGAGGGAAGACTTCCGGACCTCCTGGTCGCATGTGTGGGCGGCGGCTCCAACGCCATAGGTACCTTCCACCCCTTCCTTAACGACCCTGGCGTGGGGTTCCTGGGCGCGGAGGCAGCAGGTGAAGGTTTAGCCACAGGGAAGCATGCGGCATCCATCAGTGGCGGGAAGGTGGGGGTCCTGCATGGTTGCAAATCCTACCTCCTGCAGGACGAGAACGGAATGATATCGCAGACTCACTCCGTGGCCGCAGGATTGGACTATCCAGGGGTGGGACCGGAGCACTCCCTTCTTAACGACATCCACAGGGCACAGTACACCGGCATCACGGACCAGCAGGCCCTGCTCGCATTCCGGACGTTGAGCGAGGTAGAGGGGATCATACCGGCCCTGGAGTCATCGCACGCGGTGGCCGCTGGCATGGAGCGTGCTGCCGAGATGTCCAAGGACCAGGTCATCGTCATCACCGTGTCCGGCCGGGGGGACAAGGACCTGGAGACCGTTATCGATCTGATGGGGGTGGACGATTGA
- a CDS encoding tryptophan synthase subunit alpha, which translates to MSRITEALCKGRGLICYLTAGFPSEELFIEHAMAIVEGGADVLEIGVPFTDPVADGKVIQVTSQKALDIGITPMRVFELTRRLRTLTDVPLVLMGYYNPIFQLGEGPYAHLAKEAGADGLIVPDLPLEESNGLRQSCALNGMDLIQLVGPTTSEERMSKIVRACMGFLYVVSALGTTGARSSLSNDVEALVKRAKRAAGPLPIGVGFGISQREHTERLYAQGADAAIVGSALLKNIIDGAAPEDTRKFVAGLRDGRTS; encoded by the coding sequence TTGAGCAGGATAACAGAAGCACTATGCAAGGGGCGGGGCCTCATATGCTACCTGACGGCGGGATTTCCGTCGGAGGAGCTGTTCATCGAGCACGCGATGGCCATCGTGGAGGGGGGCGCGGACGTTTTGGAGATCGGTGTCCCCTTCACCGACCCCGTAGCCGACGGCAAGGTCATCCAGGTGACATCGCAGAAGGCGCTGGATATCGGCATCACGCCGATGAGGGTGTTCGAGCTCACGAGGAGGCTGCGAACATTGACAGATGTGCCGCTGGTACTGATGGGATACTACAACCCCATCTTCCAGCTGGGGGAGGGACCTTACGCGCATCTTGCCAAAGAAGCGGGTGCTGATGGCCTCATAGTTCCTGACCTTCCCCTAGAGGAATCCAATGGACTTAGACAGTCCTGCGCCTTAAATGGTATGGACCTCATCCAGCTGGTCGGCCCCACGACATCGGAGGAGCGCATGTCCAAGATCGTCCGGGCATGCATGGGTTTTCTTTACGTGGTAAGCGCCCTGGGGACCACCGGCGCGCGTTCGTCACTGTCCAACGACGTCGAGGCGTTGGTGAAGCGCGCCAAGAGGGCCGCGGGTCCGCTTCCTATCGGAGTCGGGTTCGGCATATCTCAGAGAGAGCATACGGAGCGGTTATACGCGCAGGGAGCGGACGCCGCCATTGTAGGCAGCGCTTTATTGAAGAACATCATCGACGGGGCCGCCCCCGAGGATACTCGCAAATTCGTTGCTGGCCTCAGGGACGGCAGGACATCATAG
- the cbiT gene encoding precorrin-6Y C5,15-methyltransferase (decarboxylating) subunit CbiT, giving the protein MKVSGGPTQDEVMAISLFKLALREGDIMADVGCGTGKVSIEASRACARVYAIDVRDEAIAATAHNVAENNAHKVQVLKGSAKEVLPELGRLNGAFVGGSQELEEVLRILTGQVTGRIVVNAVLLRTLQRAVSTMQELGIFEEVVQVSVSRSYSLADSFLFRPIDPVYIIVGRCK; this is encoded by the coding sequence ATGAAAGTGAGCGGAGGACCGACACAGGACGAGGTGATGGCCATTTCCTTGTTCAAACTGGCTTTGAGGGAAGGAGATATCATGGCAGATGTGGGTTGCGGCACCGGTAAGGTATCCATCGAGGCCTCGAGAGCCTGTGCTCGGGTCTACGCTATCGACGTCAGGGACGAGGCGATAGCGGCCACCGCTCATAATGTGGCAGAGAACAACGCCCATAAGGTACAGGTGTTGAAAGGGAGCGCGAAAGAGGTGCTCCCGGAATTGGGAAGATTGAACGGGGCCTTTGTGGGAGGATCGCAGGAGCTGGAAGAGGTCCTACGCATTCTCACAGGCCAGGTTACAGGCAGGATTGTAGTGAACGCGGTTCTACTTCGGACACTCCAACGAGCGGTGTCCACGATGCAGGAGCTTGGCATCTTCGAGGAGGTCGTTCAGGTCTCTGTCTCTCGGTCATACTCTCTAGCTGATTCCTTCCTTTTCCGTCCCATCGACCCCGTGTACATAATTGTTGGTAGGTGCAAGTGA
- a CDS encoding cobalt-factor II C(20)-methyltransferase has protein sequence MLIALGIGPGESDLITVRGAKLLAEADKVFVPGRIARDIVAPFADAEMLDFPMTDDYEKVRAAMERNCAAIAPAARSGTAVLGILGDPGFYSTFGRLCDVMRHNYPDIEFKVEPGISSITAFASRLNLSVNSGLLVTDGSEQRCLVHLKVRAPRDMMNDLRSQGYNEFHLVERMHMNGERVYREDDMPETCDYMSVLFARRA, from the coding sequence ATGTTGATAGCGTTAGGCATTGGACCAGGTGAGAGCGATCTGATCACCGTGCGGGGAGCCAAGCTCTTGGCCGAGGCAGATAAGGTGTTCGTTCCGGGCAGAATAGCCAGGGACATCGTCGCCCCATTCGCGGACGCCGAGATGTTGGATTTCCCCATGACCGATGATTATGAGAAGGTACGCGCCGCCATGGAGCGTAATTGTGCTGCCATCGCTCCCGCGGCACGAAGCGGAACGGCTGTCCTGGGCATCCTGGGAGATCCAGGCTTCTACTCCACCTTCGGTAGGCTGTGCGATGTCATGAGGCATAATTATCCTGACATCGAGTTCAAGGTGGAGCCTGGTATAAGCTCCATAACGGCCTTCGCCTCCCGCCTGAACCTTTCAGTGAACTCTGGCTTGTTGGTGACCGATGGGTCGGAACAGCGATGCCTGGTACATTTGAAGGTTCGCGCTCCCCGGGATATGATGAACGATCTCCGCTCTCAGGGCTATAACGAGTTCCACCTGGTGGAACGGATGCACATGAATGGCGAGAGAGTGTATCGCGAGGACGATATGCCGGAGACCTGTGACTACATGAGCGTTTTGTTCGCTCGGAGGGCTTAG
- a CDS encoding cobalt-precorrin-4/precorrin-4 C(11)-methyltransferase — translation MYTPVVWFVGAGPGDPDLITMKGNDLLVGADVLIYAGSLVNPALVERSRAGVKMDSWGMSVEEMVPIMTDAAKAGKRVVRLHSGDPALYGSIVEQIAELEKHGVEVHIVPGVSSLFAASAALKTQYTLKGVSESLIITRPAGETLEEDDISKLSEMGSSLVIFLGTDKLGEIVGKLRCPGDTPAAVIYHASWPDQKIVKGCVTDIVHKAEEAGIHKTALILIGGIVEPMERYHRSVLYS, via the coding sequence ATGTACACGCCTGTGGTCTGGTTCGTGGGAGCGGGTCCGGGGGACCCTGATCTGATCACCATGAAGGGGAACGACCTCCTCGTCGGTGCGGACGTGCTGATCTATGCCGGTTCCTTGGTGAACCCTGCCCTGGTGGAGCGCTCTCGCGCAGGGGTGAAGATGGACAGCTGGGGAATGTCCGTGGAGGAGATGGTCCCCATCATGACCGACGCTGCCAAAGCCGGCAAGCGTGTGGTGAGATTGCACAGTGGCGATCCCGCCCTCTACGGCTCCATAGTGGAGCAGATCGCCGAGCTGGAGAAGCATGGAGTGGAAGTGCACATCGTTCCCGGTGTGAGCTCCCTGTTCGCTGCCTCCGCGGCCTTGAAGACGCAATACACTCTGAAAGGGGTCTCGGAATCGCTGATAATCACCAGGCCCGCAGGCGAGACCCTGGAGGAGGACGACATCTCCAAGCTGTCAGAGATGGGGTCCTCCCTGGTCATATTTCTGGGCACGGACAAGCTGGGAGAGATCGTGGGGAAGCTACGGTGCCCGGGAGACACCCCTGCGGCGGTCATCTATCATGCCTCCTGGCCCGATCAAAAGATCGTGAAGGGGTGCGTGACCGATATCGTCCACAAGGCAGAGGAGGCAGGGATCCATAAGACGGCCCTAATCCTCATCGGGGGGATCGTGGAGCCCATGGAGCGGTACCATCGGTCGGTGCTATACTCATGA
- the cbiG gene encoding cobalt-precorrin 5A hydrolase — MRCVIIHIDRSPQAKQLAEWLSADMIEYSDDAFERAFHEYQAVVAVMASGIVVRKLSSYIRDKWVDPAVVVVTPDLRFCVPILGGHHGGNDIARKLASHGLTPVISTATDALGKDSVEDIAVRSGLEVVNKASTVAVNTAFIHGEVPVYRIEGPAVVLITPGVSILSRPGEFVVGIGCNRGTAAREVVGAVHDALKTLSIPEKEVLVYASTLKKADEEGITAAVRELGGSLYFLDDDTINCQPVASRSKAELIGLIGVAEPAALALSKHKELVMRRRAYGNVTIAIAR, encoded by the coding sequence ATGAGGTGCGTGATCATCCATATCGACCGCTCACCGCAGGCCAAGCAGCTCGCGGAATGGCTGAGCGCCGATATGATAGAGTACTCGGACGATGCCTTCGAACGTGCCTTCCATGAGTATCAGGCTGTCGTCGCGGTGATGGCCAGCGGCATCGTGGTGAGGAAGCTGTCATCATATATCCGTGACAAATGGGTGGACCCCGCGGTGGTCGTGGTCACTCCCGACCTAAGGTTTTGCGTCCCTATCCTTGGGGGCCACCATGGAGGGAACGATATCGCCAGGAAACTGGCATCCCATGGCCTGACGCCAGTTATCTCCACAGCCACTGACGCCCTGGGAAAGGACTCAGTGGAGGATATTGCGGTCCGCTCAGGCTTGGAGGTCGTGAACAAGGCTTCTACAGTCGCGGTCAACACCGCCTTCATACATGGCGAAGTTCCAGTATATCGTATCGAAGGTCCGGCGGTGGTGCTGATAACGCCCGGCGTTTCCATCCTGTCGCGGCCGGGAGAGTTCGTCGTGGGAATCGGATGCAACCGAGGGACCGCAGCCAGGGAGGTGGTAGGTGCGGTACATGATGCCCTTAAAACACTCAGCATTCCAGAGAAGGAGGTGCTGGTCTATGCGTCCACCCTGAAGAAGGCGGACGAGGAGGGCATTACCGCCGCAGTCCGCGAGCTCGGGGGCAGCCTATACTTCCTCGATGATGACACCATCAACTGTCAGCCTGTGGCCTCGAGGTCAAAGGCTGAGCTGATAGGTCTTATCGGGGTGGCCGAGCCGGCGGCCTTGGCCCTGTCAAAGCATAAAGAACTAGTGATGAGGAGGAGAGCTTATGGAAATGTCACCATCGCGATCGCAAGATGA
- the cobJ gene encoding precorrin-3B C(17)-methyltransferase gives MEMSPSRSQDEVAGTLYVVSTGPGDLENLTPLAQRAIRESDVVIGNRMYLDQMEPLLEGKIVIHSSMGKEVERAREAVRLAKASKVAMVSGGDAGVYGMASIVLELVQHEAPSLDVKVIPGVTAATAAASILGSPLSSDFLVISLSDLLTPWEVIEKRLDLGFQMGIPMAVYNPRSHTRPGNLKKALEIGLRHAKPNTPVGIVRNAYRGEGESFLVTDLGTLFADDNVVDMHSMVIIGGESTQLFKEGENVRGIITPRGYHRKYVY, from the coding sequence ATGGAAATGTCACCATCGCGATCGCAAGATGAGGTCGCCGGAACACTGTATGTTGTTAGCACCGGGCCAGGGGACCTGGAGAACCTGACCCCGCTCGCTCAACGAGCGATAAGGGAGTCGGATGTGGTCATCGGCAACCGAATGTACCTGGACCAGATGGAGCCGTTGCTGGAGGGTAAGATCGTCATCCACTCCTCCATGGGGAAGGAGGTCGAGCGCGCCCGTGAAGCCGTGAGGCTCGCAAAAGCATCCAAGGTGGCCATGGTCAGCGGCGGAGATGCCGGGGTCTACGGCATGGCCAGCATCGTCCTGGAGCTGGTCCAGCATGAGGCGCCCAGCCTAGATGTAAAGGTCATACCGGGGGTGACCGCGGCAACGGCAGCGGCCTCGATACTAGGCTCACCATTATCAAGCGATTTCCTGGTCATCTCTCTGAGCGACCTGCTGACACCGTGGGAGGTCATCGAGAAGCGTCTGGACCTGGGATTCCAGATGGGGATACCTATGGCCGTGTACAACCCCCGCAGCCACACCCGCCCGGGGAACCTGAAGAAGGCGCTGGAGATCGGGCTGCGGCATGCCAAGCCGAACACGCCCGTAGGCATCGTCAGGAACGCATACAGGGGCGAGGGAGAGAGCTTCCTGGTCACAGACCTGGGAACGCTCTTCGCGGACGATAACGTGGTGGACATGCACTCCATGGTCATCATCGGAGGAGAGAGCACCCAATTGTTCAAGGAGGGAGAGAATGTCAGAGGGATCATCACACCGAGAGGGTACCACCGCAAGTACGTATATTGA
- a CDS encoding precorrin-8X methylmutase, which yields MSEGSSHREGTTASTYIDLGADTVEGYSISNRSRQLARKTIGNETPEDRIRQRCSIAVGDFSMADLMHFRLDPIGAGLAALRAKATVYADIRMVQIGIQKKGHDCRVDCLLDHASERTGPKDITRTSAGMLALGERLNGSIVVIGNAPSCLLSLCEMYKQGITPALVVGCPVGFVNAAESKEELRKLDISSISTVGTRGGTPVAVAAMNEIITMFAEKSC from the coding sequence ATGTCAGAGGGATCATCACACCGAGAGGGTACCACCGCAAGTACGTATATTGACCTGGGCGCCGACACCGTCGAGGGGTACAGCATATCCAACCGAAGCCGGCAGCTCGCCCGCAAGACCATCGGCAACGAGACGCCGGAGGACCGGATCAGGCAGCGCTGCTCCATAGCCGTGGGGGACTTCTCCATGGCCGACCTGATGCACTTCCGTCTGGACCCTATCGGTGCTGGGCTGGCCGCACTGCGGGCGAAGGCGACGGTATACGCTGACATCCGCATGGTCCAGATCGGTATCCAGAAGAAGGGTCACGATTGCCGGGTGGATTGTCTCCTGGACCATGCCTCCGAGCGTACTGGTCCCAAGGACATCACCAGGACCAGCGCGGGCATGCTGGCCCTGGGGGAGAGGCTGAACGGCTCCATCGTGGTCATCGGGAACGCCCCGTCCTGCCTCCTGTCCTTATGTGAGATGTACAAGCAGGGGATAACCCCTGCCTTGGTGGTGGGCTGCCCGGTGGGCTTCGTGAACGCTGCGGAGTCCAAGGAGGAGCTGCGGAAATTGGACATCAGCTCCATATCTACAGTGGGCACCAGGGGCGGGACGCCGGTGGCGGTGGCGGCGATGAACGAGATAATAACGATGTTCGCCGAGAAGAGTTGTTGA
- a CDS encoding cobalt-precorrin-5B (C(1))-methyltransferase, whose amino-acid sequence MIDPVTKFRYPEAWASLCENEEERALVESGRAVLTSSGRILRRGFTTGTTAAAACMAAIRSLGAKDVGSVDVRLACGLTFPVEVTGRDGTASCFKYSGDYPSDATAGIEFKAKFIEFCDEAVLEAGMGIGRWDRDTPRFSKGSPAISATAMDCILEAISIACLSHGRKGARVSLHALNGESIARNTLNGRIGVLGGISVLGSTGLVEPWDDHLGQDSVDRARRAERAVITTGRIGLRYARLQYPDQEVILVGAKMKQVLDSRNEGLTLFGLPALIIKFIEPSVLVGSGFRTVEELVTSENGTGVVRSSIEQFKSMYPGHSIALIDRTGRVLGASA is encoded by the coding sequence ATGATCGACCCCGTGACCAAGTTCAGGTATCCCGAGGCCTGGGCATCACTGTGCGAGAACGAGGAGGAAAGGGCACTGGTAGAGAGCGGCCGCGCCGTTCTAACCTCCAGCGGCCGTATATTGAGAAGAGGCTTCACCACGGGAACGACGGCTGCAGCAGCCTGCATGGCGGCCATAAGGTCCCTCGGAGCAAAGGATGTGGGGAGCGTCGATGTCAGGTTGGCCTGTGGGCTGACGTTCCCGGTGGAGGTCACGGGCCGGGATGGCACGGCTAGCTGCTTCAAGTACTCGGGGGACTACCCCAGCGATGCCACCGCGGGCATAGAGTTCAAAGCCAAGTTCATCGAGTTCTGCGATGAGGCCGTTCTTGAGGCGGGCATGGGCATCGGAAGGTGGGACCGGGACACGCCGAGGTTCTCTAAGGGCTCCCCGGCCATCAGCGCCACGGCCATGGATTGCATCCTGGAGGCCATATCAATAGCGTGCCTATCCCATGGCAGGAAGGGAGCGCGGGTAAGCCTCCACGCCCTGAACGGCGAAAGCATCGCGCGCAACACTCTCAACGGGAGGATCGGGGTCCTGGGAGGCATATCGGTCCTCGGTTCCACGGGACTAGTGGAGCCTTGGGACGATCACCTCGGCCAGGACTCGGTGGACCGTGCACGGAGGGCCGAGCGGGCCGTAATAACCACCGGCAGGATCGGCCTTCGGTACGCTCGCCTGCAGTATCCGGACCAGGAGGTCATTCTTGTAGGCGCGAAGATGAAACAGGTCCTTGACTCTCGGAACGAGGGTCTTACGCTGTTCGGCCTGCCCGCCCTCATAATCAAGTTCATCGAGCCATCGGTTCTGGTCGGGTCCGGGTTCAGGACCGTGGAGGAGCTGGTGACATCGGAGAACGGGACGGGCGTGGTGCGCTCCTCGATAGAGCAGTTCAAGTCCATGTATCCCGGGCACAGCATAGCCCTCATCGACCGCACGGGTAGAGTGCTGGGGGCCTCGGCATGA
- a CDS encoding cobalt-precorrin-7 (C(5))-methyltransferase produces the protein MIVVGVGCGPGMLTMNAMDRLKKAKNVYGSDRALAMVRQYLPAECRTVTLKDYSRLNELPEDSIVLSTGDPMLAGLGHLGEEVVPGISSMQCAFSRLRLPLTKAVVVDAHGKDEDVARREMVEEVERGRIPFVLTEPGFDIIALCHVMQEKGLKCKVIACENLGYADEIISFGDTTRPPMITSRLFSLILVGEGCR, from the coding sequence ATGATCGTCGTGGGCGTGGGATGTGGCCCGGGCATGCTCACCATGAATGCCATGGACCGGTTGAAGAAGGCGAAGAACGTCTATGGGTCGGACCGAGCTCTGGCGATGGTCCGTCAGTACCTTCCCGCGGAATGCAGAACGGTCACCTTGAAGGACTACTCGCGTCTGAACGAGCTTCCCGAGGACTCCATCGTCCTCTCCACGGGTGACCCCATGCTGGCCGGCCTAGGTCATCTGGGTGAGGAGGTCGTACCCGGCATATCGTCCATGCAGTGCGCGTTCTCCCGACTTCGCCTTCCTTTAACGAAGGCGGTCGTCGTGGACGCTCACGGGAAGGATGAGGATGTGGCCCGAAGGGAGATGGTGGAGGAGGTGGAGCGGGGGAGGATCCCCTTCGTCCTGACCGAGCCGGGCTTCGATATCATCGCGCTGTGCCACGTGATGCAGGAGAAGGGCCTGAAATGCAAGGTCATCGCCTGCGAGAACCTAGGCTACGCGGACGAGATAATATCCTTCGGCGATACCACGCGCCCTCCCATGATCACTTCCAGGCTATTCTCCCTCATTTTGGTCGGGGAGGGTTGCCGGTGA